One region of Takifugu flavidus isolate HTHZ2018 chromosome 14, ASM371156v2, whole genome shotgun sequence genomic DNA includes:
- the LOC130537217 gene encoding RNA-binding protein Nova-1-like isoform X1 — protein MMLVGGSGAAVDHNGIYPNPNLHSLQQPLMEADNADSRKRPLETPEEEAGCTKRTNTGEEGEYFLKVLIPSYAAGSIIGKGGQTIVQLQKETGATIKLSKSKDFYPGTTERVCLIQGTVEALNGVHNFIAEKVREMPQSAQKPEPVSILQPQTTVNPDRVKQAKIIVPNSTAGLIIGKGGATVKAVMEQSGAWVQLSQKPEGINLQERVVTISGEPEQNRKAVEIIVQKIQEDPQSSSCLNISYSNVSGPVANSNPTGSPYANTADVLPNAAAAAATASSLLGQAGLTGMGAFPAAMSSLSGNDLLAITSALNTLASYGYNTNTLGLGLNPAAASGVLAAVAASANPAAAAAANLLASYASDASSSAGHPSTGLGGFSLGSLAAATGASNGYLNASSPLMASSLLATEKLADGAKDVVEIAVPENLVGAILGKGGKTLVEYQELTGARIQISKKGEFIPGTRNRKVTITGSPAATQAAQYLISQRITYEQGVRATNPQKVG, from the exons ATGATGTTGGTCGGGGGTAGCGGAGCGGCCGTGGACCATAACGGAATATACCCAAATCCAAACCtccacagcctgcagcagccccTCATGGAAGCGGATAACGCAGACTCCCGCAAACGACCGCTGGAAACTCCGGAGGAGGAGGCCGGCTGTACCAAGCGCACCAACACCGGAG AGGAGGGTGAGTACTTCCTGAAGGTGCTGATTCCCAGCTATGCAGCCGGCTCTATAATTGGCAAAGGTGGCCAGACCATCGTACAGCTGCAGAAAGAGACGGGTGCCACCATTAAGTTGTCCAAATCCAAAGACTTCTACCCAG GAACAACAGAACGTGTCTGTCTGATACAGGGTACTGTTGAAGCCCTAAATGGTGTCCACAACTTTATCGCGGAGAAAGTACGGGAGATGCCTCAGAGCGCCCAGAAACCCGAACCGGTCAGCATACTGCAGCCGCAGACTACTGTTAACCCTGACCGCGTTAAACAG GCGAAAATAATCGTCCCCAATAGCACAGCTGGGCTCATCATTGGCAAAGGTGGAGCCACAGTGAAGGCTGTCATGGAGCAGTCAGGGGCTTGGGTGCAGCTTTCCCAGAAACCAGAGGGAATCAACCTGCAAGAGAGAGTGGTTACCATAAGTGGAGAACCCGAGCAGAACCGTAAGGCTGTGGAAATCATAGTACAGAAGATCCAGGAGGACCCTCAGAGCAGCAGTTGCCTCAACATCAGTTATTCCAATGTCTCTGGTCCAGTGGCCAACTCCAACCCCACAGGTTCACCATACGCCAATACGGCGGATGTACTGCccaatgcagctgcagcagctgctacCGCCTCCAGCCTTCTGGGCCAGGCTGGTTTGACGGGAATGGGTGCCTTTCCTGCTGCCATGTCTAGCCTCTCTGGCAATGATCTGCTGGCCATTACTTCAGCCCTCAACACACTGGCCAGTTACGGTTACAACACTAACACCCTGGGCCTGGGCCtcaaccctgcagcagcatctggggTGCTGGCTGCGGTTGCGGCTAGCGCTAAccctgccgctgctgctgcagccaaccTCCTGGCCTCCTACGCCAGCGATGCCTCGAGCAGTGCTGGTCACCCTTCTACGGGCCTCGGGGGATTCTCCCTGGGTTCTCTAGCAGCTGCAACAGGGGCTTCCAATGGTTACCTTAATGCTTCATCCCCACTGATGGCCTCCTCTTTACTGGCAACAGAGAAGCTGGCAGATGGAGCCAAGGACGTGGTTGAGATTGCTGTGCCGGAGAATCTGGTTGGTGCCATTttgggaaaaggagggaaaacgCTGGTAGAGTACCAGGAGCTAACTGGAGCCCGCATCCAGATCTCCAAAAAAGGAGAGTTCATTCCTGGCACTCGGAACCGTAAAGTTACCATAACAGGGTCACCGGCCGCTACACAAGCAGCACAGTATCTGATAAGCCAGCGAATCACTTATGAGCAAGGTGTTCGTGCTACCAACCCACAAAAAGTGGGCTAA
- the LOC130537217 gene encoding RNA-binding protein Nova-1-like isoform X2 encodes MEEGEYFLKVLIPSYAAGSIIGKGGQTIVQLQKETGATIKLSKSKDFYPGTTERVCLIQGTVEALNGVHNFIAEKVREMPQSAQKPEPVSILQPQTTVNPDRVKQAKIIVPNSTAGLIIGKGGATVKAVMEQSGAWVQLSQKPEGINLQERVVTISGEPEQNRKAVEIIVQKIQEDPQSSSCLNISYSNVSGPVANSNPTGSPYANTADVLPNAAAAAATASSLLGQAGLTGMGAFPAAMSSLSGNDLLAITSALNTLASYGYNTNTLGLGLNPAAASGVLAAVAASANPAAAAAANLLASYASDASSSAGHPSTGLGGFSLGSLAAATGASNGYLNASSPLMASSLLATEKLADGAKDVVEIAVPENLVGAILGKGGKTLVEYQELTGARIQISKKGEFIPGTRNRKVTITGSPAATQAAQYLISQRITYEQGVRATNPQKVG; translated from the exons ATGG AGGAGGGTGAGTACTTCCTGAAGGTGCTGATTCCCAGCTATGCAGCCGGCTCTATAATTGGCAAAGGTGGCCAGACCATCGTACAGCTGCAGAAAGAGACGGGTGCCACCATTAAGTTGTCCAAATCCAAAGACTTCTACCCAG GAACAACAGAACGTGTCTGTCTGATACAGGGTACTGTTGAAGCCCTAAATGGTGTCCACAACTTTATCGCGGAGAAAGTACGGGAGATGCCTCAGAGCGCCCAGAAACCCGAACCGGTCAGCATACTGCAGCCGCAGACTACTGTTAACCCTGACCGCGTTAAACAG GCGAAAATAATCGTCCCCAATAGCACAGCTGGGCTCATCATTGGCAAAGGTGGAGCCACAGTGAAGGCTGTCATGGAGCAGTCAGGGGCTTGGGTGCAGCTTTCCCAGAAACCAGAGGGAATCAACCTGCAAGAGAGAGTGGTTACCATAAGTGGAGAACCCGAGCAGAACCGTAAGGCTGTGGAAATCATAGTACAGAAGATCCAGGAGGACCCTCAGAGCAGCAGTTGCCTCAACATCAGTTATTCCAATGTCTCTGGTCCAGTGGCCAACTCCAACCCCACAGGTTCACCATACGCCAATACGGCGGATGTACTGCccaatgcagctgcagcagctgctacCGCCTCCAGCCTTCTGGGCCAGGCTGGTTTGACGGGAATGGGTGCCTTTCCTGCTGCCATGTCTAGCCTCTCTGGCAATGATCTGCTGGCCATTACTTCAGCCCTCAACACACTGGCCAGTTACGGTTACAACACTAACACCCTGGGCCTGGGCCtcaaccctgcagcagcatctggggTGCTGGCTGCGGTTGCGGCTAGCGCTAAccctgccgctgctgctgcagccaaccTCCTGGCCTCCTACGCCAGCGATGCCTCGAGCAGTGCTGGTCACCCTTCTACGGGCCTCGGGGGATTCTCCCTGGGTTCTCTAGCAGCTGCAACAGGGGCTTCCAATGGTTACCTTAATGCTTCATCCCCACTGATGGCCTCCTCTTTACTGGCAACAGAGAAGCTGGCAGATGGAGCCAAGGACGTGGTTGAGATTGCTGTGCCGGAGAATCTGGTTGGTGCCATTttgggaaaaggagggaaaacgCTGGTAGAGTACCAGGAGCTAACTGGAGCCCGCATCCAGATCTCCAAAAAAGGAGAGTTCATTCCTGGCACTCGGAACCGTAAAGTTACCATAACAGGGTCACCGGCCGCTACACAAGCAGCACAGTATCTGATAAGCCAGCGAATCACTTATGAGCAAGGTGTTCGTGCTACCAACCCACAAAAAGTGGGCTAA
- the capns1a gene encoding calpain small subunit 1a, whose product MFLAQKLLGGLVNVIGNIDPSQFIPSEPPPPRRPAVYAEQNESDEERQFRKVFQQLAGDDMEVSPAELMNILNRIISRHADLKTDGFSIESCRSMVAVMDSDSTGKLGFHEFKHLWNNIKKWQGVYKSYDTDGSGLISAQELPKAFTAAGFPLNDQLFEMIIRRYSDENGNMDFDNYIGCLVRLDAMCRAFKTLDKDNDGTIKVNVQEWLQLTMYS is encoded by the exons ATGTTTCTGGCTCAAAAGCTTCTGGGTGGCTTAGTTAATGTTATTGG caacattgACCCCTCCCAGTTTATTCCCTCCGAACCT CCACCACCACGCAGGCCGGCTGTGTATGCAGAGCAGAACGAGAGCGATGAGGAGAGACAGTTCCGCAAAGTCTTCCAGCAGCTCGCTGGGGAC GACATGGAAGTGAGCCCAGCAGAGCTGATGAACATCCTCAACAGAATCATCTCAAGAC ATGCTGATCTAAAGACAGATGGCTTCAGCATTGAGTCTTGCAGGAGTATGGTGGCAGTCATGGAT AGTGACAGCACAGGCAAACTGGGATTTCATGAATTCAAACATCTCTGGAACAATATAAAGAAGTGGCAG ggGGTCTACAAGTCCTATGATACAGACGGCTCAGGTCTCATCAGTGCACAGGAGCTACCAAAAGCCTTCACAGCTGCTG GATTCCCTCTCAACGATCAGCTGTTTGAGATGATCATTCGCAGATACAGCGATGAAAATGGGAACATGGATTTTGACAACTACATCGGCTGCCTCGTGAGGCTGGACGCCATGTGTC GTGCCTTCAAAACTCTGGATAAGGATAACGACGGGACCATCAAAGTCAATGTTCAGGAG TGGCTTCAGTTGACGATGTACTCCTGA
- the zgc:153990 gene encoding nuclear apoptosis-inducing factor 1: MSSSVFYNHGTATRFRKRKARFSRSEVHILLKEVRKNRMVVVGKLNRGVPSDVKKRTWAEITARINEIGECRREVIEVVKKWSDLKCDTKRKVAAMEAGKLHNRGLNSRFCRELNQTEKIVHSILEMRDEDHSSGDFGPLEDDDDLLEEEEEMEEEDLIGLKSLPSDAAFGDSDEDQKVDVLPYSQLVKQTENHKGNNGVLKPGPQETFSRPLVSFSHNAKEAMLQNASLSVQEQHTTNILLETVSRSLELLSESVQQLAETQQEFVRESLQIQRETVQVLRDFTGGAIALMHDKLNGRPAL, encoded by the exons ATGTCTTCGTCGGTCTTCTACAACCACGGCACCGCGACCCGCTTCAGGAAGAGAAAAGCTCGTTTCTCCCGCAGTGAAGTCCACATCCTGCTGAAGGAAGTCAGGAAAAACCGGATGGTGGTCGTAG gCAAACTTAACCGCGGCGTACCATCAGATGTGAAGAAACGGACGTGGGCAGAGATTACTGCACGTATCAATGAGATCGGCGAGTGTCGACGCGAAGTGATCGAGGTGGTCAAGAAATGGTCGGACCTGAAGTGCGACACCAAACGCAAAGTGGCTGCTATGGAGGCAGGGAAGTTGCACAACAGGGGTCTCAACTCTCGCTTCTGCAGAGAACTCAATCAGACAGAGAAAATAGTTCATAGTATTCTggagatgagagatgaggaCCACAGCTCAGGGGACTTTGGTCCCCTagaagatgatgatgacctgctagaggaggaggaagaaatggaAGAGGAGGATCTGATTGGACTCAAGAGTTTGCCCAGTG ATGCTGCATTTGGAGACTCGGACGAGGACCAAAAGGTCGACGTGCTTCCATACAGTCAGTTAGTAAAACAGACGGAAAATCACAAAGGAAACAATGGCGTCCTAAAACCAGGACCACAAGAGACATTCTCCAGACCCTTGGTGTCGTTCTCGCACAATGCTAAAGAGGCCATGCTACAGAACGCGTCGCTGAGTGTTCAGGAGCAGCACACCACCAACATCCTGTTGGAGACGGTTTCGCGCTCTTTGGAGCTCTTGTCCGAGTCAGTGCAGCAGCTCGCAGAGACCCAGCAGGAGTTTGTGCGCGAGTCGCTGCAGATTCAGAGGGAAACGGTGCAAGTTCTCAGAGACTTCACGGGAGGAGCCATTGCCCTCATGCACGACAAGCTGAATGGACGGCCAGCCCTGTAA
- the dlb gene encoding delta-like protein B, which produces MAHIHVTCLLTLAFVHVVFSSGVFELKIHSFHTAQRICRRHRDCHIFFRICLKHPEDVISAEPPCTFGTGHTNVIRADRTSISSSAPIKVPFHFKWPGTFSLIIEAWNTESPTEYTDNQNNLVSRLATKRRLAIGEDWSQDVHFGEQSELRYSYHVFCDEFYFGDGCADYCRPRDDTLGHYTCDEEGNRICLEGWKGNYCSEPICSADCSEKHGYCEAPGGCTCRMGWQGPSCTECVRYPGCLHGTCSQPWQCNCQEGWGGLFCDQDLNYCTNHKPCANGATCTNTGQGSYTCACRPGFGGTNCELETNECDSNPCKNGGSCNDLENDYSCTCPQGFYGKNCEIIAMTCADGPCFNGGTCVETMTGGYTCRCPPSYTGSNCEKKLDRCSNRPCLNGGQCLDLGQSVLCRCRPGFTGANCQVNIDDCASAPCQNAGTCQDGLNDYTCSCTLGYTGKNCSVRSDACGERPCQNGGTCFTHFTGPVCQCPKGFMGPSCEFTLQSSFKPALRQTSHHSSTTITISCILTVLLLVLVVGVIFMRRRRTQQGRKQLREIAVYNDLETVNNLGGSEREAFLSPNGLFKISNSTARLSLTLCPDGRSGYRHNPAESNQARGERHDFMWRDEAGLSSALR; this is translated from the exons ATGGCACACATACACGTCACTTGTCTCTTGACTCTGGCATTTGTTCATGTG GTTTTCTCCTCAGGTGTGTTTGAACTTAAAATCCATTCTTTCCACACGGCGCAGCGCATCTGCAGAAGACACAGGGACTGTCATATTTTCTTCAGAATCTGCCTCAAGCACCCGGAGGATGTGATTTCCGCAGAGCCCCCTTGTACCTTTGGAACGGGACACACCAACGTAATCAGGGCCGATCGCACATCCATTTCCAGCAGCGCGCCCATCAAAGTGCCCTTCCACTTCAAGTGGCCG ggAACCTTTTCGTTAATTATCGAAGCCTGGAACACAGAGTCTCCCACTGAATACACAG ACAACCAAAACAACCTTGTGAGTCGTCTGGCGACTAAGAGGAGACTCGCCATCGGTGAGGACTGGTCCCAGGATGTGCACTTTGGCGAGCAAAGCGAGCTGCGTTACTCCTATCACGTCTTCTGTGACGAGTTTTACTTTGGGGACGGATGCGCGGACTACTGCCGACCAAGAGACGACACGCTGGGTCACTAcacctgtgatgaggagggCAACCGCATCTGTCTGGAGGGCTGGAAGGGAAACTACTGCTCTGAGC ccatCTGCTCAGCGGACTGCAGTGAGAAACATGGCTACTGTGAGGCCCCGGGGGGCTGTACATGTCGCATGGGCTGGCAGGGCCCCTCCTGTACGGAGTGTGTGCGTTACCCAGGCTGCCTCCACGGGACATGCAGTCAGCCATGGCAGTGTAACTGTCAGGAGGGCTGGGGGGGTCTCTTCTGTGACCAGGACCTCAACTACTGCACCAACCACAAGCCATGTGCCAACGGTGCCACGTGCACAAACACCGGCCAGGGCAGCTACACCTGCGCCTGCCGGCCCGGCTTTGGCGGGACCAACTGTGAGCTGGAGACGAATGAGTGCGACAGCAACCCCTGCAAGAACGGAGGCAGCTGCAAT GACTTGGAGAATGACTACTCGTGCACGTGCCCTCAGGGTTTTTATGGAAAGAACTGTGAGATCATTGCTATGACATGTGCAGATGGTCCGTGCTTCAACGGCGGCACCTGTGTGGAGACCATGACTGGAGGCTACACCTGCCGCTGCCCTCCGAGCTACACTGGCTCCAACTGTGAGAAGAAACTGGACCGCTGCAGCAACAGACCCTGTCTGAACG GTGGCCAGTGTTTGGACCTTGGCCAGAGCGTGCTGTGCCGCTGTCGGCCCGGCTTCACCGGTGCCAACTGCCAGGTCAACATTGATGATTGTGCTTCAGCCCCGTGCCAGAATGCAGGAACCTGTCAAGATGGATTGAATGACTACACCTGCTCTTGCACGCTGGGCTACACTGGCAAGAACTGCAGCGTGCGATCCGATGCCTGTGGAGAACGTCCGTGCCAAAATGGTGGCACGTGCTTCACCCACTTTACCGGACCAGTGTGCCAGTGCCCAAAGGGCTTCATGGGGCCGAGCTGTGAGTTCACATTGCAGAGCAGCTTCAAGCCAGCGCTACGCCAAACTTCCCACCATTCCTcgaccaccatcaccatctccTGCATCCTgactgtcctgctgctggttctggtggtggGTGTTATCTtcatgaggagaaggaggacacAGCAGGGCAGGAAACAGCTGAGAGAGATTGCTGTCTACAACGATCTAGAGACAGTCAACAACCTGGGAGGAAGCGAAAGAGAAGCCTTCCTCAGCCCAAATGGTCTGTTCAAAATCAGCAACAGCACGGCTCGCCTCAGCCTCACACTCTGCCCAGATGGAAGATCGGGCTATAGACATAATCCTGCCGAGAGCAACCAGGCCAGAGGTGAGCGTCATGACTTCATGTGGAGGGACGAGGCTGGTCTGAGCTCTGCGCTGAGATAA